A region of Litorilinea aerophila DNA encodes the following proteins:
- the rsmA gene encoding 16S rRNA (adenine(1518)-N(6)/adenine(1519)-N(6))-dimethyltransferase RsmA produces MTGVAQLIRRYDLSPKRSLGQNFLVDETHLDRIAAAAELSPQDVVLEVGPGLGGLTRRLAQQAGRVVAVELDDRLIQVLREELAPFPHVQIVHGDILALDPATLVAGADALGAIPTAGSLTWATYKVVANLPYYITSAVLRHLLEARLRPSLAVLMVQKEVAERICAQPGQMSLLAVSVQFYARPQMVHRVPAGAFYPRPKVDSAVLRLEVFPEPAVQDVAPERFFAVVRAGFSQKRKQLLNSLSAGLHWPKPQLQRLLEGAGIDPRRRPETLSLDEWRAICLALDEDPQAPPPG; encoded by the coding sequence ATGACCGGAGTCGCCCAACTGATCCGTCGCTATGACCTCAGCCCCAAGCGTTCGCTGGGGCAAAATTTTCTGGTGGACGAAACCCACCTGGACCGCATTGCCGCGGCGGCGGAGCTCTCGCCCCAGGATGTGGTGCTGGAAGTGGGGCCGGGCCTGGGCGGGCTGACCCGGCGCCTGGCCCAACAGGCCGGGCGGGTGGTGGCCGTGGAGCTGGATGACCGCCTCATCCAGGTGCTCCGGGAGGAGCTGGCCCCCTTTCCCCACGTCCAGATCGTCCATGGGGACATCCTGGCGCTGGACCCGGCGACCCTGGTGGCGGGCGCCGACGCCCTCGGGGCGATCCCCACCGCGGGGTCCCTGACCTGGGCAACCTACAAGGTGGTGGCCAACCTGCCCTACTACATCACCAGCGCCGTCCTCCGCCACCTCCTGGAGGCCCGCCTGCGGCCGTCCCTGGCCGTCCTCATGGTGCAGAAGGAAGTGGCTGAGCGCATCTGTGCCCAGCCTGGACAGATGTCCCTGCTGGCGGTGAGCGTCCAGTTCTACGCCCGTCCCCAGATGGTCCATCGGGTGCCGGCCGGGGCCTTCTACCCCCGGCCCAAGGTGGACAGCGCAGTCCTGCGGCTGGAGGTCTTCCCGGAACCTGCGGTGCAGGATGTGGCGCCCGAACGCTTCTTCGCTGTGGTGCGGGCCGGCTTCAGCCAGAAGCGGAAACAGCTTCTCAACAGCCTGAGCGCCGGCCTCCACTGGCCCAAACCCCAGCTCCAACGCCTGTTGGAGGGGGCCGGCATCGATCCCCGGCGTCGGCCGGAAACGCTCTCCCTGGACGAGTGGCGCGCCATCTGCCTGGCCCTGGACGAAGATCCCCAGGCCCCTCCCCCGGGATGA
- the lepA gene encoding translation elongation factor 4: MNLDHIRNISIIAHIDHGKSTLADRLLQMTGTVTDREMKEQLLDSMDLEREKGVTIKASAVRMIYKYQGEEYEINLIDTPGHVDFSYEVSRALQACEGAILVVDASQGIQAQTMAHLFAALEQNLTIIPVINKIDLPGAMPDEVAQEIEDLLGVPAEDIPRISAKAGTNVEAVLEQVVQQVPPPKGDLNAPLRALVFDCQYDPYKGVIAYVRVVDGQINGTPALLAMSTGKTMEPLEVGVLTPAMLATNSLHAGEVGYIATGLKSVQDLDVGDTITLASKPAQERLPGYKPMKPMVFAGLYPSNPDDYGDLRDALEKLQLNDAALVYEPETSQALGFGFRLGFLGLFHMEIVQERLEREYDLDIIFTAPSVEYKVVKTDGTVLAIDSPAQLPDPTQIERIEEPWCELRIFTPAEYIGPVLDLVTKRRGELKNQNWLDTKRVEIVCMIPLSEIIVDFYNELKARTRGYASMDYTLDEYRPSDMVKLDILVNHQPVDALSVIVHRDDAYHKGQKLVSKMKEIIPRQMFTVPIQAAIGNKVISRANVQALRKDVLSKCYGGDVTRKRKLLEKQKAGKKRMKMVGQVEIPQEAFMSVLRLEDE; encoded by the coding sequence ATGAACCTGGATCACATTCGAAACATATCCATCATCGCCCATATCGACCACGGCAAGAGCACCCTGGCCGACCGCCTGCTGCAGATGACCGGAACGGTGACCGACCGGGAAATGAAGGAGCAGCTCCTGGATTCCATGGACCTGGAACGGGAAAAGGGCGTCACCATCAAGGCCAGCGCCGTGCGCATGATCTACAAGTACCAGGGCGAAGAATACGAAATCAACCTCATCGATACCCCCGGCCACGTGGACTTCAGCTACGAGGTCAGCCGGGCCCTCCAGGCCTGCGAAGGGGCCATCCTGGTGGTGGACGCCTCCCAGGGCATCCAGGCCCAGACCATGGCCCACCTCTTCGCCGCGCTGGAACAGAACCTGACCATCATCCCGGTCATCAACAAGATCGACCTGCCCGGTGCCATGCCCGACGAGGTGGCCCAGGAGATCGAGGACCTGTTGGGCGTGCCCGCCGAGGATATCCCCCGCATCAGCGCCAAAGCCGGCACCAACGTGGAGGCCGTGCTGGAACAGGTGGTGCAACAGGTGCCGCCCCCCAAGGGTGACCTGAATGCTCCCCTGCGCGCGCTGGTCTTCGACTGCCAGTACGACCCCTACAAGGGCGTCATTGCCTACGTGCGGGTGGTGGACGGCCAGATCAACGGCACGCCGGCCCTGTTGGCCATGAGCACCGGCAAGACCATGGAACCCCTGGAGGTAGGGGTTCTGACGCCAGCCATGCTGGCCACCAACAGCCTCCACGCCGGCGAGGTGGGCTATATCGCCACCGGCCTGAAGAGCGTCCAGGATCTGGACGTGGGAGACACCATCACCCTGGCCAGCAAGCCGGCCCAGGAGCGGCTGCCCGGCTACAAGCCCATGAAGCCCATGGTCTTTGCCGGCCTCTACCCGTCCAACCCGGACGACTACGGCGATCTGCGGGATGCCCTGGAAAAGCTCCAGCTCAACGACGCCGCCCTGGTCTACGAACCGGAAACCAGCCAGGCCCTGGGCTTCGGCTTCCGCCTGGGCTTCCTGGGCCTCTTCCACATGGAGATCGTCCAGGAGCGGCTGGAGCGAGAGTATGACCTGGACATCATCTTCACCGCGCCCTCGGTGGAGTACAAGGTGGTCAAGACCGACGGCACGGTCCTGGCCATCGACAGCCCGGCCCAGCTCCCGGATCCGACCCAGATCGAGCGCATCGAAGAGCCCTGGTGCGAGCTGCGCATCTTCACCCCGGCCGAATACATCGGCCCGGTGCTGGATCTGGTCACCAAGCGGCGGGGCGAGCTAAAAAATCAGAACTGGCTGGACACCAAACGGGTGGAAATCGTCTGCATGATCCCCCTCTCGGAGATCATCGTGGACTTCTATAACGAGCTGAAAGCCCGCACCCGGGGCTACGCCAGCATGGACTACACCCTGGACGAATACCGCCCCTCGGACATGGTGAAGCTGGACATCCTGGTCAACCACCAGCCGGTGGACGCCCTGAGCGTCATCGTGCACCGGGACGATGCCTATCACAAGGGGCAAAAGCTGGTCAGCAAGATGAAGGAGATCATCCCCCGGCAGATGTTCACCGTGCCCATCCAGGCGGCCATCGGCAACAAGGTGATCAGCCGGGCCAACGTCCAGGCCCTGCGCAAAGACGTGCTCTCCAAATGCTACGGCGGCGACGTCACCCGCAAGCGCAAGCTGCTGGAGAAACAGAAGGCGGGCAAGAAGCGTATGAAGATGGTGGGACAGGTGGAGATCCCCCAGGAAGCCTTCATGTCCGTACTGCGCCTGGAGGACGAGTAG
- a CDS encoding UDP-glucuronic acid decarboxylase family protein, giving the protein MRILVTGGAGFLGSHLVDRLLAEGHEVIAMDNLLTGSTDNIAHLAGNRRFQFIYHNVTNYIYIKDDLDAILHFASPASPVDYLELPIQTLKVGSLGTHNALGLALAKGARFLLASTSEVYGDPLVHPQTEDYWGHVNPIGPRGVYDEAKRFAEAMTMAYHRTHGVDTRIVRIFNTYGPRMRLNDGRVVPNFIKQALRGEPLTVYGDGSQTRSFCFVSDLIDGIYRLLMSNEVEPVNIGNPAEISILEFAQRINELTGNQAGIRFEPLPKDDPKQRQPDITKARRILGWEPKVPLEQGLAETIDWFRTRLDRP; this is encoded by the coding sequence ATGCGCATTCTCGTCACCGGCGGTGCCGGTTTCTTGGGCAGTCACCTGGTGGATCGGCTATTGGCCGAGGGCCACGAGGTGATCGCCATGGATAACCTCCTCACCGGGAGCACCGACAATATCGCCCATCTGGCCGGCAACCGCCGGTTTCAGTTCATCTACCACAACGTCACCAACTATATATACATCAAAGACGACCTGGACGCCATTTTGCACTTTGCCAGCCCTGCCAGCCCGGTGGACTACCTGGAGCTGCCCATCCAGACCCTGAAGGTGGGCAGCCTGGGCACCCACAACGCCCTGGGGCTGGCCCTGGCCAAAGGGGCCCGCTTCCTGCTGGCCAGCACCAGCGAAGTCTATGGCGATCCCCTGGTCCATCCCCAGACTGAAGACTACTGGGGCCACGTCAATCCCATTGGCCCTCGGGGGGTGTACGACGAGGCCAAGCGCTTTGCCGAGGCCATGACCATGGCCTACCACCGCACCCACGGGGTGGATACCCGGATCGTGCGGATTTTTAACACCTATGGCCCTCGTATGCGCCTCAACGATGGGCGGGTGGTGCCCAATTTCATCAAACAGGCCCTGCGAGGGGAACCCCTGACGGTCTACGGCGACGGCAGCCAGACCCGCAGCTTCTGCTTTGTCAGCGACCTGATCGACGGCATCTATCGCCTGCTCATGAGCAACGAGGTGGAGCCGGTCAACATCGGCAACCCCGCGGAGATCAGCATCCTGGAGTTCGCCCAGCGCATTAACGAGTTGACCGGCAACCAGGCCGGCATCCGCTTCGAACCCCTGCCCAAGGATGACCCCAAGCAGCGCCAGCCGGACATCACCAAGGCCCGGCGTATCCTGGGGTGGGAACCCAAGGTGCCCCTGGAGCAGGGTTTGGCTGAGACCATCGACTGGTTCCGGACGCGCCTGGATCGGCCCTGA
- a CDS encoding prolipoprotein diacylglyceryl transferase: protein MIPFGPFSLPTGPILALVAGVFGLEVAARYGRRLGLDPNQVWNTGLTALVAGLIVARLWNVFQFWPVYRSEPWLILSLRPGGFHLWAGLAAALVGGYLYMLRHALDPAPMAAAFSVGMVAGGVFQALSGFLTGSVVGTLSDGPWALPYFGELRHPVGLYRAGGLLLLWLLLYLPRRTQPSPFRVVLMALFGYSLLRLFTDAFVEYAALVGSFRLSQILALATALVTSLLLARGSRAVDYTALAGEGDSPAV, encoded by the coding sequence ATGATTCCTTTTGGTCCCTTTTCCCTGCCCACCGGCCCTATCCTGGCGCTGGTGGCAGGCGTTTTCGGCCTGGAGGTGGCCGCCCGCTATGGCCGTCGCCTGGGTCTGGACCCGAACCAGGTCTGGAACACGGGCCTGACTGCGCTGGTTGCTGGCCTGATTGTAGCCCGACTCTGGAATGTTTTCCAGTTTTGGCCAGTCTACCGGAGCGAACCCTGGCTGATCTTGAGCCTGCGGCCGGGGGGCTTCCACCTTTGGGCCGGCCTGGCCGCGGCGCTGGTGGGCGGCTACCTCTACATGCTGCGCCACGCGCTGGATCCGGCTCCCATGGCCGCGGCTTTCAGCGTGGGGATGGTGGCCGGCGGGGTCTTCCAGGCGCTGTCCGGCTTCCTGACCGGCAGTGTGGTGGGAACCCTCAGCGACGGCCCGTGGGCGTTGCCCTATTTCGGCGAGCTGCGCCATCCCGTGGGCCTGTACCGGGCAGGGGGGTTACTCCTCCTGTGGCTGCTCCTCTACCTGCCCCGGCGCACCCAACCGTCCCCATTCCGGGTGGTCCTCATGGCCCTCTTCGGCTACAGCCTCCTGCGCCTGTTCACCGACGCCTTCGTGGAGTATGCCGCCCTGGTGGGCTCCTTCCGCCTCAGCCAGATCCTGGCCCTGGCCACGGCCCTGGTCACCAGCCTGCTCCTGGCCCGGGGTTCGCGAGCCGTCGATTACACAGCGTTGGCCGGCGAAGGAGATTCACCCGCTGTGTAA
- a CDS encoding thiamine diphosphokinase translates to MRGVIMINGRVEDYGRLRGWLRPDDLLIAADGGTAHCLALGRRPDIVVGDMDSVDPEVVAELARQGTRFERHPVAKDETDLELAIQRALREGVDEILLLAALGGRLDQTLANVLILAQRPWPVPVRLADGDQLATLLRDGETLVLDGPVGSLVSVLPLSASVTGITYQGLAYPLHNATLHLGSTRGISNQVASLPASIQIERGLLLVVQSGVET, encoded by the coding sequence ATGCGTGGGGTGATCATGATCAACGGCAGGGTGGAGGATTATGGCCGGCTGAGGGGCTGGCTGCGCCCCGACGACCTGCTCATCGCCGCCGATGGGGGAACCGCCCATTGCCTGGCCCTGGGGCGCCGCCCGGACATTGTGGTCGGCGACATGGACAGCGTCGATCCCGAGGTGGTGGCCGAACTGGCCCGCCAGGGGACCCGTTTTGAGCGCCACCCCGTGGCCAAAGATGAAACCGACCTGGAGCTGGCCATCCAGCGGGCTCTGCGGGAAGGAGTGGACGAGATCTTGCTGCTGGCAGCCCTGGGCGGCCGCCTGGATCAGACCCTGGCCAATGTCCTGATCCTGGCCCAGCGACCCTGGCCGGTGCCGGTGCGCCTGGCCGATGGGGACCAACTGGCCACCCTGCTGCGGGACGGTGAAACCCTGGTGTTGGACGGACCGGTAGGCAGCCTGGTCAGCGTCCTCCCCTTGAGTGCCTCCGTCACCGGTATCACCTACCAGGGGCTGGCCTATCCGCTCCACAATGCCACCCTGCATCTCGGCAGCACCCGGGGCATCAGCAACCAGGTGGCCAGCCTGCCCGCCTCCATCCAGATCGAGCGTGGCCTTTTGCTGGTGGTCCAGAGCGGCGTGGAAACGTGA
- a CDS encoding NAD(P)H-hydrate epimerase, which yields MPALTREQMREVDRIMVEEYGITLLQMMENAGRNLAWLALQWLDGDLVDRPIVVLAGRGNNGGGGLVAARHLANWGAWVQVLCSHPPDAYQGVPAQQLAILQAMEVPLAWAEEGWELPPCDLVVDALIGYGLKGDPRGRVRDLIQLANSSVAPILSLDVPSGLDADTGQGATPHIRAAATLTLALPKQGLLTPTGQALSGDLYLADISVPPGLYRRLGLEVPPLFSAGTVLPLTVVDGQALIQGGAGRTPWT from the coding sequence GTGCCCGCACTGACCCGGGAGCAGATGCGGGAGGTGGATCGGATCATGGTGGAGGAGTATGGCATCACCCTGCTCCAGATGATGGAGAACGCGGGCCGGAACCTGGCCTGGCTGGCCCTCCAATGGCTGGACGGAGATCTCGTCGACCGGCCCATCGTCGTGTTGGCCGGCCGGGGCAACAATGGCGGCGGTGGCCTGGTCGCGGCCCGTCACCTGGCCAACTGGGGAGCATGGGTCCAGGTGCTCTGCTCCCACCCGCCCGACGCCTACCAGGGGGTGCCGGCCCAACAACTGGCCATCCTCCAGGCCATGGAAGTGCCCCTGGCCTGGGCTGAGGAAGGCTGGGAACTCCCTCCCTGCGACCTGGTGGTGGATGCCCTCATCGGGTACGGGCTGAAGGGGGACCCCCGGGGCCGGGTCCGGGATCTGATCCAGCTGGCCAACAGCAGCGTGGCGCCCATCCTCAGCCTGGACGTGCCCAGCGGATTGGATGCCGACACCGGCCAGGGGGCCACGCCCCACATCCGGGCAGCGGCGACCCTCACCCTGGCCCTGCCCAAACAAGGCCTGTTGACGCCAACCGGGCAGGCCCTCAGCGGGGACCTCTACCTGGCCGACATCAGCGTGCCGCCGGGCCTCTACCGGCGTCTCGGCCTGGAAGTGCCGCCCCTCTTTAGCGCCGGCACCGTCCTCCCGCTGACAGTGGTGGACGGCCAGGCCCTGATCCAGGGGGGCGCAGGCCGGACTCCGTGGACGTAA
- a CDS encoding Ig-like domain-containing protein, which produces MADELLEMATPQALSQVPPATPNRLLFTGCAGASVVTTAVDGGPGSLRAAVDSACSDSPITFALDTPTTITLTQGALVVDRPLTIQGPGVQALTLQGGGDRIFQVTPAGRLTLADLTIAGGQATTGGAIASLGSLTLTRVVVTSSLATQAGGGIFAAGELTLLDSTVANNQASQGGGIYVAQGQARLTNSTLSHNRADEGGGLLVEAAGAATLEFVTVVSNTAVEAGGGVLAAGGPVAVDNSLIAANASQMTAAPDVAGSFLSLGHNFIGAAAAETGFVHGQGNDQVGSPAQPQSPAVAPLAPGAGGLPAHGPLPGSPAVDSGYCGSTVAWDQQGTVRPYPGSLRCDVGAIESPYVGAADLLLQVAAAWGTLSHPMEVSPGAILSWTVTYTNQGPSLAPNLVLTASVTPTAVIALQDGQGQPLPLDETGRVSWVVGDRVPGTGGSLAVQARVPLPLAAGTAFTVSYAVASAQEDTAPGDNGAVFPYQVRNVAPTARDDQFTVWAGAPRSLVVLANDGDDNSDPLEVVDVGRPFSGTAALADPETIVYSATILPAPGGHYTDVFTYTVSDGALAASAWVTVVVRADNQPPVAVDDWVTVSPDMAVGIPVLANDWDPDGDLLRVTGVGAAGHGTAITDGRVVTYTAPAGFTGQDTFPYRLSDGYAEVTGTVWVSVTGTVPTQSGSVVGSVYVDRNRNHLYEADVDMPLAGVQVRLVPAGDGDPDGAEWVGATDAQGLFRLTDIPWGSYLLELQPPSGYLLSGPGQIPVHVGPQGAALSPLLVQEAPGVLYIPLIQR; this is translated from the coding sequence GTGGCCGACGAGCTTCTGGAAATGGCCACCCCTCAGGCCCTGAGCCAGGTTCCGCCGGCAACGCCCAACCGCCTGCTCTTCACCGGCTGTGCCGGGGCCAGCGTGGTCACCACCGCCGTGGACGGCGGTCCCGGCTCCCTGCGCGCGGCTGTGGACTCGGCCTGCTCGGACAGCCCCATCACCTTCGCCCTGGACACGCCGACCACCATCACCCTGACCCAGGGGGCGTTGGTCGTGGACAGGCCCCTCACCATCCAGGGGCCGGGCGTCCAGGCCCTCACCCTCCAGGGCGGAGGCGACCGGATCTTCCAGGTGACACCGGCAGGACGGCTGACCCTGGCCGATCTGACCATCGCCGGGGGCCAGGCTACCACAGGCGGGGCCATTGCCAGCCTGGGCAGCCTGACCCTCACCCGGGTGGTGGTGACCAGCAGCCTGGCGACCCAGGCCGGCGGCGGCATCTTTGCCGCCGGGGAGCTCACCCTGCTGGACAGCACCGTGGCCAACAACCAGGCGAGCCAGGGCGGTGGCATTTATGTGGCCCAGGGGCAGGCCCGGCTGACCAACAGCACCCTCAGCCACAACCGGGCCGATGAAGGGGGTGGGCTGCTGGTGGAAGCGGCGGGCGCAGCCACCCTGGAGTTCGTCACCGTGGTCTCCAACACGGCTGTGGAAGCGGGTGGCGGCGTGCTGGCTGCCGGCGGACCGGTGGCCGTGGACAACAGCCTGATCGCCGCCAACGCCAGCCAGATGACCGCCGCGCCGGATGTGGCCGGTTCCTTCCTCAGCCTGGGCCACAATTTCATCGGCGCCGCAGCGGCGGAGACCGGTTTCGTCCACGGCCAGGGGAACGACCAGGTGGGCAGCCCCGCCCAGCCTCAAAGCCCTGCCGTGGCCCCCCTGGCCCCAGGGGCGGGTGGACTGCCGGCCCATGGACCGCTGCCGGGGAGCCCGGCGGTGGACAGCGGCTACTGTGGCTCGACCGTGGCCTGGGACCAGCAGGGGACGGTCCGTCCCTACCCGGGCAGCCTGCGCTGCGACGTGGGCGCCATCGAATCGCCCTACGTGGGTGCGGCCGACCTGCTTCTGCAGGTGGCAGCGGCCTGGGGTACCTTGTCTCACCCCATGGAGGTCAGCCCCGGCGCGATCCTGAGCTGGACTGTAACCTATACCAACCAGGGTCCCTCTTTGGCGCCGAATCTGGTGCTCACTGCCTCGGTGACGCCCACAGCCGTCATTGCCCTCCAGGATGGCCAGGGCCAACCCCTGCCCCTGGATGAAACGGGCCGGGTGAGTTGGGTGGTCGGGGATCGGGTGCCAGGCACCGGCGGCTCCCTGGCAGTCCAGGCCCGGGTGCCGTTGCCCCTGGCCGCGGGCACGGCCTTCACCGTCTCCTACGCCGTGGCCAGCGCCCAAGAGGACACCGCCCCCGGGGACAACGGAGCGGTCTTCCCGTATCAGGTGCGCAACGTAGCGCCCACGGCGCGGGACGACCAATTCACCGTCTGGGCCGGGGCCCCCCGCTCCCTGGTGGTCCTGGCCAATGATGGGGATGACAACAGCGATCCGCTGGAGGTGGTGGATGTGGGGCGGCCCTTCAGCGGGACCGCCGCCCTGGCCGATCCAGAGACCATCGTCTATTCGGCCACCATCCTCCCTGCCCCCGGCGGCCACTACACCGACGTTTTCACCTACACCGTCTCCGACGGCGCCCTGGCTGCCTCTGCCTGGGTCACGGTGGTGGTCCGGGCAGACAACCAGCCGCCCGTGGCCGTGGATGACTGGGTTACCGTAAGCCCAGACATGGCCGTGGGCATCCCCGTGCTGGCCAACGACTGGGATCCCGATGGCGACCTCCTCCGGGTGACCGGCGTGGGAGCAGCAGGCCACGGCACAGCCATCACCGACGGCCGGGTGGTCACCTACACCGCCCCAGCCGGGTTCACAGGCCAGGATACTTTCCCCTACCGGCTGTCGGATGGATACGCGGAAGTGACGGGGACCGTCTGGGTGTCGGTCACCGGGACGGTGCCCACCCAAAGTGGTTCGGTGGTGGGCAGCGTGTATGTGGATCGCAACCGTAACCACCTGTACGAGGCGGATGTAGACATGCCGCTGGCTGGCGTTCAGGTGCGCCTGGTCCCTGCTGGTGATGGAGATCCCGACGGCGCCGAATGGGTGGGCGCCACCGATGCCCAGGGGCTCTTCCGGCTAACCGACATCCCCTGGGGCAGCTACCTCCTGGAGCTTCAACCGCCATCCGGCTACCTGCTGTCGGGCCCGGGGCAGATTCCCGTGCACGTGGGTCCCCAGGGGGCGGCCCTTTCCCCGCTCCTGGTCCAGGAGGCACCAGGCGTCCTCTACATTCCCCTGATCCAGCGTTGA
- a CDS encoding PEP-CTERM sorting domain-containing protein, with protein sequence MRQPRSVYLIFMVAVLLLLGMTLLPGLVTGTGVLAQGGPAAETPTEQPPPPTVTTPAPGETETPVPATETPVPPTEEPPAETATPTATSSGPGSSPGPSQPVTIPEPITVVLFGTGLAALSAAAASRRKKDE encoded by the coding sequence ATGAGACAACCACGTTCGGTTTATCTAATCTTCATGGTGGCCGTACTCCTCCTGTTGGGCATGACCCTGCTGCCCGGGCTGGTGACCGGCACAGGGGTGCTGGCCCAGGGTGGGCCGGCCGCTGAGACGCCCACAGAGCAGCCACCGCCGCCTACGGTGACCACCCCTGCTCCTGGGGAGACGGAAACCCCGGTGCCAGCCACCGAGACGCCGGTCCCGCCCACCGAGGAGCCACCGGCCGAGACGGCCACCCCGACGGCCACCAGCTCTGGGCCCGGCAGCTCACCCGGGCCGTCCCAGCCGGTGACGATTCCAGAGCCCATCACCGTGGTCCTGTTTGGGACCGGTTTGGCGGCCCTGTCGGCAGCCGCGGCATCCCGGCGCAAGAAGGACGAGTAG